In the genome of Treponema pedis, one region contains:
- a CDS encoding (2Fe-2S) ferredoxin domain-containing protein, which yields MQKLTRKTLHELRDCLVPEIKIRKPEEKEAYIIVGMGERGIQKGAKEIFKIISEKINGMGKRGDIAVIQAELEGLGEAEPVVEVILKGEEPVKYGYVTAEIANEIIDSHVVNKKILSKYVFDISKKTEAEV from the coding sequence ATGCAAAAATTAACAAGAAAAACCTTACATGAACTTAGAGATTGCCTTGTTCCCGAGATAAAAATAAGAAAACCTGAAGAAAAAGAGGCTTATATAATAGTAGGAATGGGCGAGCGCGGAATACAAAAAGGCGCAAAAGAAATCTTTAAAATAATAAGCGAAAAAATAAACGGCATGGGTAAACGCGGAGATATTGCCGTTATTCAGGCGGAGCTCGAAGGTCTCGGCGAAGCGGAGCCTGTAGTTGAAGTAATTTTAAAAGGTGAAGAGCCTGTAAAATACGGTTATGTAACTGCTGAAATTGCAAATGAAATAATCGATTCTCATGTTGTAAACAAAAAAATTCTTTCAAAATATGTATTCGATATTTCAAAAAAAACTGAGGCGGAGGTGTAA
- the nuoF gene encoding NADH-quinone oxidoreductase subunit NuoF, with protein MSYSHYILVCGGSACESSRSVQIYENLITEAKNAGISDEVKIIKTGCFGFCEKGPIVKILPEDTFYVEVKPEDAFDIINTHIVRGMEVTRLLYDKTKKSSEEITEIPFYKKQLRIALRNCGLIDPENIEDYIAHDGYFALEKALFEMTGEQIVDEIKKSGLRGRGGAGFPTGLKWEAGLKAQCDIKYVVCNADEGDPGAYMDRSTIEGDPHSIIEAMAICGKAIGANKGFVYIRAEYPLAVFRLEKALKQAAEYGLLGKDILGSGFDFEIEIRLGAGAFVCGEETALLRSIEGKRGMPTPKPPFPAQAGLWGKPTIINNVETWANIPVILNKGAAWFRAIGTEDSAGTKVFALTGKVENSGLVEVPMGTTLREIIFEIGGGIKNGKKFKAVQTGGPSGGIITPDALDTPIDFKNLQALGSMMGSGGMIVMDEDDCVVDVAKFYMEFCVDESCGKCSPCRIGTKQIHSILDKISKGKGELSDLNKLEEIGFAMQKASLCALGQSAPNPTLSTIQKFRDEYIAHITDKKCLTGKCKNLVSFYINEKCIGCGACARKCPANCITGERKVRHIINQIKCLKCSECYNTCRFAAIDKK; from the coding sequence ATGTCGTATAGTCATTATATTTTGGTATGCGGAGGTTCAGCCTGCGAGTCGAGCCGCTCCGTTCAAATTTACGAAAACCTTATTACGGAAGCAAAAAATGCGGGGATTTCCGATGAGGTAAAAATTATAAAGACCGGGTGTTTCGGGTTTTGCGAAAAAGGTCCCATAGTAAAAATTCTTCCTGAAGATACTTTTTATGTTGAAGTAAAACCCGAAGATGCTTTTGATATTATTAACACACATATAGTACGCGGTATGGAAGTTACCCGCCTTCTTTATGATAAGACAAAAAAGAGTTCAGAGGAAATTACCGAAATTCCGTTTTATAAAAAACAGCTCCGTATTGCTTTGCGGAACTGCGGTTTAATCGACCCCGAAAATATCGAAGACTACATAGCTCATGACGGCTACTTCGCTTTGGAAAAAGCGCTTTTTGAAATGACCGGCGAGCAAATCGTCGATGAGATTAAAAAATCCGGTTTACGCGGAAGAGGCGGGGCGGGGTTCCCGACAGGGTTAAAATGGGAAGCGGGTCTTAAGGCTCAATGCGATATTAAGTATGTCGTCTGCAATGCCGACGAAGGCGACCCGGGTGCATATATGGACCGCTCCACAATAGAAGGCGACCCTCACAGCATAATAGAAGCTATGGCAATTTGCGGGAAAGCAATAGGAGCGAACAAGGGCTTTGTTTATATCCGTGCGGAATATCCCTTAGCGGTTTTCCGTTTGGAAAAAGCTCTTAAACAAGCCGCCGAATACGGGCTTTTGGGTAAAGACATCTTGGGCTCGGGTTTCGACTTTGAAATAGAAATCAGACTCGGTGCCGGAGCCTTTGTGTGCGGCGAAGAAACCGCCCTTTTGCGCTCAATCGAGGGAAAGCGCGGTATGCCCACACCTAAGCCGCCGTTCCCCGCCCAAGCAGGACTTTGGGGCAAACCTACGATTATCAACAATGTTGAAACTTGGGCAAATATTCCCGTTATCTTGAATAAAGGAGCTGCATGGTTCCGAGCGATAGGTACGGAAGATTCCGCCGGAACAAAAGTTTTTGCTCTTACGGGAAAAGTTGAAAATTCGGGACTGGTAGAAGTACCGATGGGAACGACCTTACGCGAAATTATTTTTGAAATAGGCGGCGGAATTAAAAACGGAAAAAAATTCAAAGCCGTGCAGACGGGAGGCCCTTCGGGAGGAATTATTACGCCCGATGCCCTTGATACCCCGATTGACTTTAAGAATTTGCAGGCACTCGGCTCAATGATGGGCTCAGGCGGTATGATTGTAATGGACGAAGACGACTGCGTAGTAGATGTTGCAAAATTCTATATGGAATTCTGCGTAGACGAATCGTGCGGAAAATGTTCACCGTGCAGAATCGGAACTAAGCAAATTCATTCAATACTTGATAAAATTTCAAAAGGCAAAGGTGAGTTAAGCGACCTCAATAAACTGGAAGAAATAGGCTTCGCAATGCAAAAAGCCTCGTTGTGCGCTTTAGGCCAGTCAGCTCCTAACCCGACGCTTTCTACAATTCAAAAATTCAGAGATGAGTATATTGCACACATTACCGATAAAAAGTGCTTAACGGGAAAATGTAAAAATCTCGTCAGTTTTTACATCAACGAAAAATGTATCGGCTGCGGCGCCTGTGCAAGAAAGTGTCCGGCAAACTGTATTACGGGAGAACGTAAGGTTAGGCATATTATTAACCAAATAAAGTGTTTAAAATGCAGCGAATGTTATAATACTTGCCGGTTTGCCGCCATAGATAAAAAATAA
- a CDS encoding NADH-dependent [FeFe] hydrogenase, group A6 — translation MINVKINGKEVQIAEGSTIMQAVRLANVKIPSLCYNEDLPAWGSCGLCVVHLENNPRMMRACCTKAVDGMSIVTHSPEIVRARRSVLELILSNHPKDCLTCVRNNKCELQTLAAEFGLRDIHFEHYINEKPKDNSNGAIVFERNKCISCGRCVEVCQNMQSVYAIEYQGRGGKTVIAPAVMAELEDSPCVRCGQCAAHCPVGAIYEAKPKMDLWAKLSEPETVSVVQIAPAVRVALGEEFGLKPGELTTGKIYAALRRLGFNYIFDTNFSADLTITEEAQEFVSNFTSGKYKFPQFTSCCPAWVDFAEKYHHDLIPHLSSTKSPMQIMGPMIKTYWAEKMKIDPAKIFSVAVMPCTAKKYECGKDKTMFASGYQDVDTVITTELANYIRQGGIEFNLLEEQEADSPLGPYSGAGTIFGATGGVMEAALRTAYFYITGKELESLDFNEVRGMAGVREAKININGADVRIAVVNQLGNLPDFLAKLKNSIAAGGEPLYHFVEVMACRGGCVGGGGQPYGCTDEVRKARAQGLYTDDLRAKVRTSHNNPYIKQIYEEFLGKPNSEKAHHLLHTSYIKREPYNFNKNCSCCRDA, via the coding sequence ATGATAAACGTAAAAATAAACGGAAAAGAAGTGCAGATTGCGGAAGGCTCCACAATTATGCAGGCTGTCCGCCTTGCAAATGTAAAAATTCCTTCGCTTTGTTATAATGAAGATTTACCGGCTTGGGGGTCGTGCGGGCTTTGTGTTGTTCATCTTGAAAATAATCCGCGTATGATGCGCGCCTGTTGTACAAAGGCGGTAGACGGAATGAGTATTGTAACGCACAGTCCTGAAATTGTCAGAGCAAGACGTTCCGTTTTGGAATTGATTTTATCAAACCACCCGAAAGACTGTTTAACATGCGTTAGAAACAATAAATGCGAACTTCAAACATTGGCGGCCGAATTCGGCTTACGGGATATTCACTTCGAGCACTACATAAATGAAAAACCGAAAGACAATTCGAACGGTGCCATCGTATTTGAGAGAAATAAGTGTATTTCCTGCGGACGCTGCGTTGAGGTTTGTCAAAATATGCAAAGCGTTTATGCAATAGAATATCAGGGACGCGGGGGAAAAACCGTTATTGCTCCTGCCGTAATGGCTGAGCTTGAAGACTCTCCTTGCGTAAGGTGCGGTCAGTGTGCGGCTCATTGTCCGGTAGGTGCGATTTACGAAGCAAAGCCTAAGATGGATTTATGGGCAAAACTTTCAGAACCCGAAACCGTAAGTGTCGTTCAAATTGCACCGGCAGTGCGTGTAGCTTTGGGTGAAGAATTCGGGCTTAAACCCGGAGAGCTTACTACAGGTAAAATTTATGCCGCTTTAAGAAGGCTGGGATTTAACTACATATTCGATACGAACTTTTCCGCGGATTTAACAATTACGGAAGAAGCTCAAGAGTTTGTAAGTAATTTTACAAGCGGAAAATATAAGTTTCCGCAATTTACTTCGTGCTGCCCCGCATGGGTTGACTTTGCGGAAAAATATCATCACGATTTAATCCCTCATCTTTCTTCTACAAAAAGTCCTATGCAGATTATGGGGCCGATGATAAAAACGTATTGGGCGGAAAAAATGAAAATTGACCCTGCAAAGATTTTTTCCGTTGCGGTTATGCCCTGTACGGCAAAAAAATACGAATGCGGAAAAGATAAAACTATGTTTGCTTCAGGCTATCAAGATGTAGATACGGTTATTACCACCGAACTTGCAAATTATATAAGGCAGGGCGGAATTGAATTTAATCTTTTGGAAGAACAGGAAGCCGATTCTCCTTTAGGGCCGTATTCCGGGGCGGGGACTATTTTCGGTGCAACCGGCGGAGTTATGGAAGCGGCTTTGCGGACGGCTTATTTTTATATTACCGGTAAGGAGCTGGAAAGTTTGGATTTTAACGAAGTGCGCGGAATGGCAGGAGTCCGCGAAGCTAAAATCAATATCAACGGTGCCGACGTGCGGATTGCCGTTGTTAATCAGTTAGGCAATCTTCCCGACTTTTTGGCAAAGCTGAAAAACTCGATTGCGGCGGGAGGCGAACCTTTATATCACTTTGTTGAAGTAATGGCTTGCAGGGGCGGATGTGTCGGCGGAGGCGGTCAGCCCTACGGTTGTACGGACGAAGTGCGCAAAGCCCGAGCGCAGGGACTTTACACCGATGATTTAAGGGCTAAGGTACGTACCTCTCATAACAATCCTTATATTAAACAAATTTATGAAGAGTTTTTAGGAAAACCCAATTCCGAAAAAGCTCATCATTTATTGCATACTTCTTATATTAAACGAGAACCGTACAATTTTAATAAAAATTGTTCGTGCTGTAGAGACGCATAA
- a CDS encoding DUF3784 domain-containing protein, with product MYTMIAFFLSGVVMIIFGVLIRECKCYNLIAGYNTMPAEKKKSYNPQQLAGKTGIFLYCIGTFTVIFGIILHFAECSKLLTAAVTLVYSVILIIAVVLFIVKEAKGLNDI from the coding sequence ATGTATACAATGATAGCTTTTTTCTTAAGCGGTGTTGTAATGATTATATTCGGGGTTTTAATTAGAGAATGTAAATGCTACAATCTGATAGCCGGATATAATACAATGCCTGCCGAAAAGAAAAAATCCTATAATCCGCAGCAGCTTGCCGGTAAAACGGGAATATTTCTCTATTGCATAGGGACTTTTACCGTCATATTTGGAATTATCTTACATTTTGCGGAATGTTCTAAATTATTAACCGCTGCCGTTACCCTTGTTTATTCCGTTATTCTTATTATTGCAGTTGTTCTTTTTATCGTAAAAGAAGCAAAAGGATTAAATGATATATAA
- a CDS encoding SGNH/GDSL hydrolase family protein, producing the protein MKKFIIRLLILIVPTAVLFLGVNFLYKNTNHWKAENNVYKFNFVPDKIQLANLGSSHGEVNFIYDDFPEYTAFNFGISGQRHSYNYVILKQYINTFEKNAVVILPISYFEITNIETAKNKKSKRPVYYRFVQKKYMQEIDEWKYSDYIKFNYFPVFFGNRIFQKILHDITENRMNIFWNRTKYINEEELDNYCQMKFKGWTHPNEEKGEEGFMYNFNMVCSIIELCKKHDLIPVLVTTPITDVLNGYFEEKENFFNTFYRFTDELTKKYPDVHYFDYSHNKEFSPNHKLFSDGDHLNVSGAKKFTDTVIRDLKKAGILQ; encoded by the coding sequence ATGAAAAAATTTATAATAAGATTATTAATACTAATTGTACCTACGGCAGTTTTATTCTTGGGTGTAAACTTTTTGTATAAAAATACAAACCATTGGAAAGCCGAAAATAATGTATATAAATTTAATTTCGTACCGGATAAAATCCAGCTGGCAAATTTAGGCAGTTCTCATGGTGAAGTAAATTTTATATATGACGATTTTCCTGAATATACCGCATTTAACTTCGGCATTAGCGGACAACGGCATAGTTATAATTATGTAATTTTAAAGCAGTATATTAATACGTTTGAAAAAAATGCTGTCGTTATTCTCCCTATATCTTATTTTGAAATAACAAACATAGAAACTGCCAAAAACAAAAAATCAAAAAGGCCAGTATACTACAGATTTGTGCAAAAAAAATATATGCAGGAAATCGATGAGTGGAAGTATTCCGATTATATTAAATTCAATTATTTTCCGGTATTTTTTGGGAATCGTATATTTCAAAAGATATTACATGATATCACGGAAAACCGGATGAATATTTTCTGGAATAGAACAAAATATATAAATGAGGAAGAATTGGATAATTATTGCCAAATGAAATTTAAAGGTTGGACTCATCCTAATGAAGAAAAGGGGGAAGAAGGCTTTATGTATAATTTTAATATGGTATGCAGTATTATTGAACTTTGCAAAAAACACGATCTTATTCCCGTACTGGTTACAACACCGATAACGGATGTACTTAACGGTTATTTTGAAGAAAAAGAGAATTTTTTCAATACATTTTACCGTTTTACCGATGAATTAACAAAAAAATATCCCGATGTACATTATTTTGATTATTCTCATAATAAAGAGTTTTCTCCAAACCATAAACTTTTTTCGGATGGTGATCATCTTAATGTATCCGGAGCAAAAAAATTTACGGATACGGTTATCCGTGACCTTAAAAAGGCGGGAATATTACAATAA
- a CDS encoding MBOAT family O-acyltransferase, translating into MYFYACRNFAYILLILCSVAVTWLSGIFIERCNYYSIIPPPPKNIKIKKQLILSASLIINLAILFFFKYHNFFADTLIDIFSLFSLDIHVPKFNILLPVGISFYTFQAIGYSIDVYKGTVKAEKNFLTYALFVTFFPQLVAGPIERTKNLLPQFKTDHLFDYKRVTDGLKLAAWGMFKKIVIADTLSVYVTAAYSDINYASGIALAVATFFFAVQIFCDFSGYSDIAIGVAKVLGFNLMKNFDKPYFSASISEFWRRWHISLSTWFKDYLYIPLGGSKVHISRHYINLLITFFISGLWHGAALHFVAWGVIHAFYLIAALITKNIRTRVLIRCRLASLDGTPKRGWHIVQIFITFCLVCIAWIFFRADSIQDALTILKKIIFVPYELMSVITGILNGSISLGKGFFGPYTLALGKKEFIFNFILIILLYFIGLITNKKDGVDIIGNKTVIVRWTLYYVIFTSLIYVFVRSGETSEFIYFQF; encoded by the coding sequence TTGTACTTTTATGCTTGCCGGAATTTTGCATATATCTTACTTATTTTGTGCTCCGTAGCGGTAACGTGGTTAAGCGGTATTTTTATTGAACGATGTAATTATTATAGTATAATACCCCCCCCCCCGAAAAATATAAAAATTAAAAAACAGCTGATACTTTCGGCAAGTCTTATTATAAATCTTGCCATTCTTTTCTTTTTTAAGTACCATAACTTTTTTGCAGATACGTTAATCGATATTTTTTCATTATTTTCTTTAGATATACACGTTCCAAAATTTAATATACTGCTGCCTGTAGGTATCAGCTTTTATACATTTCAAGCAATAGGGTATTCTATAGATGTGTATAAAGGAACCGTCAAGGCGGAAAAAAATTTTTTGACGTATGCATTATTCGTTACATTTTTTCCTCAACTTGTAGCAGGACCTATAGAACGGACAAAAAATTTACTGCCGCAATTTAAAACCGATCACTTGTTCGATTATAAAAGGGTAACCGACGGCTTAAAACTTGCCGCATGGGGAATGTTTAAAAAGATAGTTATTGCCGATACTCTTTCCGTATATGTAACAGCAGCATATTCCGATATAAATTATGCCAGCGGAATTGCACTTGCAGTAGCCACTTTCTTTTTTGCCGTTCAAATTTTCTGCGATTTTTCGGGCTATTCGGATATAGCTATAGGGGTTGCAAAAGTTCTCGGATTTAATTTAATGAAAAATTTCGATAAGCCGTATTTTTCAGCATCGATTTCCGAATTCTGGAGGAGATGGCATATATCGCTTTCCACATGGTTTAAAGATTATTTATATATTCCGCTTGGAGGAAGCAAAGTACATATAAGCCGGCATTACATTAATTTATTGATAACTTTTTTTATCAGCGGTTTATGGCATGGAGCTGCTTTGCATTTTGTTGCATGGGGTGTGATACATGCTTTTTATTTAATAGCCGCCCTTATAACAAAAAATATAAGAACAAGGGTTTTGATACGCTGCCGACTTGCAAGTTTGGACGGGACTCCTAAGAGGGGCTGGCACATAGTGCAAATTTTTATAACTTTTTGTCTGGTCTGTATAGCATGGATTTTTTTCAGGGCAGACAGCATACAGGATGCTCTTACTATTTTAAAAAAGATAATTTTTGTACCCTATGAATTAATGTCAGTCATCACAGGCATATTAAACGGTTCTATAAGTTTAGGCAAAGGGTTTTTCGGGCCCTATACTCTTGCGTTAGGTAAGAAAGAATTTATTTTTAATTTTATTTTGATAATTTTACTTTATTTTATAGGTCTAATTACGAATAAAAAAGACGGAGTTGATATTATCGGAAATAAAACGGTTATTGTCAGATGGACGTTATACTATGTAATTTTTACCAGTTTAATTTATGTGTTTGTAAGATCCGGAGAAACTTCCGAATTTATTTATTTTCAATTTTAA
- a CDS encoding ATP-binding cassette domain-containing protein, with the protein MNKTIKITNGAFSYKTNEVFKNLNLEIPLNSITCILGESGCGKTTLLKIISQRLKLKKGIIENAIAAGDYSFAYQDIRLIPHLTAIQNIEYILPDYFLKKEKKERALYYLNALGLFDFIHFLPSELSGGMQRRAGLARALAYPAPFILLDEAFDSLDDKNKHKIAELFLSIVKEENKTAICVTHDTVLAKKLACNVIRLKE; encoded by the coding sequence ATGAACAAAACTATTAAAATTACAAACGGAGCATTTTCGTACAAGACAAACGAAGTGTTTAAAAATCTTAATTTAGAAATACCTTTAAATTCAATAACTTGTATTTTAGGAGAATCCGGCTGCGGAAAAACTACGCTTTTAAAAATTATTTCGCAGCGTTTAAAACTGAAAAAAGGAATAATTGAAAATGCCATTGCCGCAGGAGATTACTCTTTTGCATATCAGGATATACGCCTTATCCCTCATTTAACTGCAATTCAAAATATTGAATATATCTTGCCGGATTATTTTTTAAAAAAAGAAAAAAAGGAGAGAGCCTTATATTATTTAAATGCTTTAGGCCTTTTCGATTTTATACATTTTCTTCCGAGCGAACTTTCCGGAGGAATGCAAAGAAGGGCGGGTCTTGCAAGAGCCTTAGCTTATCCCGCTCCCTTTATTTTACTTGACGAAGCCTTTGATTCCCTTGACGATAAAAATAAGCATAAGATTGCCGAATTATTTTTATCTATTGTAAAGGAAGAAAATAAAACGGCAATTTGCGTAACTCACGATACCGTTCTTGCAAAAAAACTCGCATGTAATGTTATACGGTTAAAAGAGTAA
- a CDS encoding Dps family protein, whose product MKLHKEFNQYLADLAVITFKLHNLHWNVKGIEFMAIHQFTESVYDQTFDFFDAIAEHQKMYGVMPDCKLSDYLANAEIKEVDAKAFTAKEVLQIVKNDLTVLRNKATALYHAADEEKWFSAATLFDEHVQYYNKQLWFIESSL is encoded by the coding sequence ATGAAATTACACAAAGAATTTAATCAATACTTAGCGGATTTGGCTGTAATTACATTCAAATTGCATAATTTGCATTGGAATGTAAAAGGTATAGAATTTATGGCTATTCATCAATTTACAGAATCGGTATACGACCAAACATTTGATTTTTTCGATGCAATAGCGGAGCACCAAAAAATGTACGGTGTAATGCCGGATTGCAAATTATCCGACTACCTCGCAAATGCGGAAATAAAGGAAGTTGATGCAAAAGCGTTTACGGCTAAAGAAGTTCTTCAGATTGTAAAAAATGATTTGACCGTGCTTCGCAATAAAGCAACCGCCTTATATCATGCGGCTGATGAAGAAAAATGGTTTAGTGCGGCAACCTTGTTTGATGAACACGTTCAATATTATAACAAGCAGCTTTGGTTTATTGAATCTTCATTATAA
- a CDS encoding methyl-accepting chemotaxis protein: MRILYNNTRKKYFSIMKKLIIIFGLVFIIALILEITSAVRIARNAIKEKVAIHLMDKASDAAEIIEGRLQVLFLYLEKFTMHSYLHTDELSYDKKLARLSSDIKRNEQILSFALCNMQGICHYYGGESVNVKDTVWFLSASNGKNFVSSPIVKENVEKVVMHFAVPIYGENNTVQGVLFTEIDSMWLASLAGDIVIGETGSCYIMDKNGMTIAGKNMESVQSKLLASHKQHEDSDAVSSATITAFILNSKEKQVDYYDYKGKSWIALYTPIKSVGWNVIIKAPLVEFTGSIEIMRTTMIVIGIVIALCAVILIYILARRITKPLKTAVDALKNIANGDGDLSVRLPLIGKDEITDMAKYFNRTIEKIGNAIFSVTEHTGKMQASSEELSSNMIETASAINEISANIGGVKQQAFTQSESVAETKLIIEQIIGLIKELTGRIETQVLSVERSSISIGQMVENIIKVTEMLEKNNELIKEVYKQTENGKNGARTANEIVQQIAEKSNSLIEASEVIRNIASQTNLLSMNAAIEAAHAGEAGKGFAVVAGEIRKLAEESNIQGKQIGDVIKQSLQIIENIVVAGTGAERTFGRVYDLVKEVSNQEAIILKTMQEQKNGNNNILAEIKNINTVTEEVKASSDEMHAGGKKIENELKRLDELTAVIKSSMNEMATGAVQINNAVQEINELTVKNKESIQSLAEEMKKFKL; this comes from the coding sequence ATGCGAATTTTATATAATAATACACGGAAAAAATATTTTTCAATTATGAAAAAACTTATCATCATTTTCGGTTTGGTATTTATTATTGCTTTAATTTTAGAAATAACATCGGCTGTAAGAATTGCCCGTAATGCAATAAAAGAAAAAGTTGCAATTCATCTTATGGATAAGGCTTCGGATGCGGCGGAGATTATTGAAGGAAGATTACAGGTTCTTTTTTTATATTTGGAAAAATTTACTATGCATTCTTATCTTCATACCGATGAGCTTTCTTACGATAAAAAACTTGCCCGTCTTTCAAGCGATATTAAACGCAATGAGCAAATTCTTTCGTTCGCTCTTTGCAATATGCAAGGCATTTGCCATTATTATGGCGGAGAATCCGTAAATGTAAAAGATACCGTATGGTTTTTAAGCGCATCAAATGGAAAAAATTTCGTATCTTCTCCTATAGTTAAAGAAAACGTCGAAAAAGTTGTTATGCATTTTGCCGTTCCCATATATGGAGAAAATAATACCGTTCAGGGAGTGTTGTTTACGGAAATAGACAGTATGTGGCTGGCATCTTTAGCGGGAGATATTGTTATCGGAGAAACGGGAAGCTGCTACATTATGGATAAAAACGGTATGACTATTGCGGGTAAAAATATGGAAAGCGTTCAATCAAAGCTGCTTGCTTCCCATAAACAACACGAAGATTCCGATGCCGTTTCTTCGGCGACAATTACTGCATTTATTCTTAATTCAAAAGAAAAGCAAGTCGATTATTACGATTATAAAGGGAAATCATGGATTGCACTATATACGCCGATAAAGTCTGTCGGCTGGAATGTTATTATAAAGGCCCCTTTAGTGGAATTCACCGGTTCAATTGAAATTATGAGAACGACTATGATTGTTATCGGAATAGTAATAGCTCTTTGCGCAGTAATTTTAATATATATTCTTGCACGAAGAATTACCAAACCGCTGAAAACCGCCGTAGACGCATTAAAAAATATCGCAAACGGAGACGGAGATTTGAGCGTCCGCCTTCCCCTCATAGGAAAAGATGAAATAACGGATATGGCAAAATATTTTAACAGAACGATTGAAAAAATCGGGAATGCCATTTTTTCCGTAACCGAACATACCGGGAAAATGCAGGCTTCAAGTGAAGAGCTTTCAAGCAATATGATTGAAACCGCAAGTGCAATTAACGAAATAAGTGCAAATATAGGCGGAGTAAAACAGCAGGCATTTACACAGTCGGAAAGTGTTGCGGAAACGAAATTGATTATAGAACAAATTATCGGCTTAATAAAAGAGCTTACGGGAAGGATTGAAACTCAAGTTTTAAGTGTAGAGCGTTCTTCGATATCAATCGGGCAAATGGTTGAAAATATTATAAAAGTAACGGAAATGCTTGAAAAAAACAACGAACTTATTAAAGAAGTGTATAAGCAAACCGAAAACGGTAAAAACGGAGCCAGAACCGCAAATGAGATTGTACAGCAGATTGCCGAAAAATCAAATTCCCTTATCGAAGCGAGCGAGGTTATAAGAAATATTGCAAGTCAAACCAACCTTTTATCAATGAACGCCGCAATAGAAGCAGCTCATGCGGGAGAAGCCGGAAAGGGCTTTGCCGTTGTTGCGGGTGAAATCCGAAAACTTGCGGAGGAATCTAATATACAGGGAAAGCAAATAGGCGATGTTATAAAACAATCGCTGCAAATTATCGAAAACATTGTAGTTGCCGGTACGGGAGCCGAAAGGACATTCGGACGGGTTTATGATTTGGTAAAAGAAGTTTCGAATCAGGAAGCGATTATTTTAAAAACAATGCAGGAGCAAAAAAACGGAAACAACAATATTCTTGCCGAAATTAAAAATATCAACACCGTAACGGAGGAGGTAAAAGCAAGCTCCGATGAAATGCATGCAGGCGGAAAAAAGATAGAAAATGAGCTGAAACGGTTGGACGAGCTTACCGCCGTAATTAAAAGCAGTATGAATGAGATGGCAACCGGAGCGGTACAGATAAACAATGCGGTTCAGGAAATAAATGAATTGACCGTAAAAAATAAAGAAAGTATACAATCTCTTGCGGAAGAAATGAAGAAATTTAAATTGTAA